In the genome of Fusarium poae strain DAOMC 252244 chromosome 1, whole genome shotgun sequence, the window AAAAGTATCTATCAAACGGAACAATGGACAACTTCTCGTTGGACACAGCCTTGACCATGCCCTCAACTCCGAAACAAGGCGAGCCGGATGACAGGCTAAGAGAGGTTCGAGAAGAGCTTCAAAACAAGTTGGAGAAGCAGAAAGAGGAATATCAAGAACAACTCAAGAGTGCCGAGGCTGCCAACGTTGAGATCGAAGAGATTAAACAAGAAAAGGTTAAAATGGAGGCTGCGTTGCAAGAGTTGAAAGAGGATATGCAGAAACAGCTTAACCAGCAGCGGAAGCAATTCGAGgaaaagatggagaagatggaTCCTTTGAAAATGCCCAAGAAGAGCCCAACTCTTTCTGATGAAGAAATTGAGACGGCCAAGAGGATCATCAAGGCCTGGAGAGGTCGGCACTTTGTCAAGATGGCTGAAGCGGTACTACAAAACGCATCCATTCTCAAGGAAGCCCAGGTGATGAGTCACGAACTTGACGAGCACGTCGTTTTCCAGTTCGCAGCTGTAGATGTTGGCCACATCTTGTGCTCCTCCTATGATATGGTACTCAACGGTCTTACAGGCGAGGGTGATGATGTTGCTTTGGAGGAAGCCCATAAGCCGTGTATTGGCGTGCGAGTCGTCGATTTCAAGCATAGCGTGGTTCATCTATGGAGTTTGGAAAAACTACACGACCGCGTGCGGCAGATGCGGCAAATGCACCAATATCTCGATCAACCAGAATACGCACAGCACCTTAGTCTCGATAACCCGTTCATCGAGAACTGCATGCCATCCTATACGCTAGTGGGTGAGGTCGACGTGCCGCTGAAGGCTGTCTTTGAGTGTCGGGTTCAGGATTCCACGTTAGATGTACTCTCACCTTATACATCCCATGTCGTTGGCATCATCAAGCTTTCACTTGAGCCATCGCATGCTCGGGCACCGACCAACACCGTCAAGTTCAATGTTGTCATGCACGAACTTGTGGGTTTCGCTGAACGAGAAGGGACTGAAGTCCACGCACAACTCTTCATTCCTGGCATttctgaagaagatggcatcACCACAACTCAAATGATCAAAGACTTTGACGAGGGGCCAATACGATTTGAGAGTGTTCATAGTATGAGCATTCCTTTGTTTGCTCCCAAAGACGTCACATTGAGAGTCGCCATCTTCGCAAAGGTATCAACAATGCATCTCGATAAGTTGCTTAGTTGGGACGATATGAGAGATGCTGTGCCTATCAGGGAAGACAAAGCCAAAGCGTCACGGATCAATGAATCGCAGTTCTTCACCCAAGAAAAACACGATTTGCTTTCTCGGATCCAGATCATGGAGCTGAATGAGAATGGCGAGTACGGCCCGGTGGAGGTAACACAGACTAGCGAGCTTGATACTGGGACCTACCAGCTTCACCAAGGCCTGCAAAGAAGGATTGGTATCAATATTTCTCACAGCTCTGGCGATGCTCTTCCATGGGATGGCGTTACTGCCGTTCGCGTAGGCAAGGTCCGACTTGTTGACTCTGCGGGCAAAACACCTGACATGGGAGCTACTGAGCCTGATATCTCTTTGAAGCTGTCACAAAGCCCAATTTTCCGTGATAATGCCAACGGCACCAAAAGCCTGACGATATATGCCCAGTGGGACTCTAGTTTACACAACTCGCTACTCCTTGACCGAGTGACGCAGGACAAGTATCGAGTCCAAATGACTATCTCCTGGGAGATTAGCTCTGAGAAATTGGCCGAGCCAATGAAGTTCTCGCAAAAGGTTTGCGTGCAAATTTTATCAAGATCATATGTGCGCCAGACCTCGATGTTCTCGGCATTGTGGCAAAACGTCCGTTTTGTGCGTTCTTCAACTGGTATTTTTACTCTCGCCATGCGCCCAGCTCCTGTCAAGAAGGTTGGGGACTTGTGGCGGCTGAATAGTCAGCACGATTATGTGAAGGGAGAAGAGAACCTGACAAGTTGGACACCACGCGGCGTATCTTTGGTTAGCGACTTTCTCATGGCCcgcaagaagaaaaagcgtGCTGCGGCCATGGAAGTCACCGAAGCTGTTCTGGCCAAACTGGGCTTGGATGCAGCCAGTACGACgtcagaaaagaaggaatctTCTCCCGAACCTTCCCCAGAGCTGAAGCCAATTATTCCCAGTGATGACGATCTGCTCAATGACACGCCAGAAAACTCGCAAACTTTGCTTGACGACGAGGAACAGCCTACAGACGCGCCTCAAGCTCAGCACTCTGAGGAAACGCTAGAGCTCGAGGCAGGTGGGTctgaaacagaaacagaaacagagCAACAGGAAGAAGCACAACCTGAAATCGATGCTGCTGAGCAGGAAGAGTCAGATGTGCCAGAGACGGAAGGACTGGAGGGACAATTTCAGGAAAATGATGCAGAAGAAGTGGCATCAGAGAAATCAGATGCTACAAATGCAGAAGAGGATGAAACCGTTCAGGTTGAGGAACTGccgtcaccaccaccaaagcCGGAATATGACGAAGAACAAACAGATCTTTTGACAAAGTGCCTCAAGCTTTGGAAGAAGTACCCCGATCCTTCGGACAAGATTCTTAGCTTGACAAATATGGCACCGCCCGAAGATGGACTGACGACTGATGCCCCCGCGCAGCCTACACTTGTCGCAACAGTCATTAGAGTACCCAAGAACCCCAAGGTTCTGAAAGGCGGATATTTGATGATTCCCAACAGTGACTCAACCCGATGGGTCAAGCGATTTGTCGAGTTAAGACGACCAtatcttcatctgcattctgCTACCGATGGCGATGAGGTTGGACTGATAAGTCTGCGAAACTCTCGCATTGATAGTCAACCCGGGGTGATGGGCTTGCTCCAAGGGCCTGCTGACTCTGGGGCTCAGAACGGTCAGGAAGGACCCGACTTTACACCAGGACATCGACGAACTGGATCGGGTCGCGTCATATCTACCATTTGGACAGGCAGTGGAGGTAATGCCTCGGCAGGAGGCTCTGGCCTTCAGCGTCTTCCAGACCGTATGCAATCGGCAGTATTTGCCATTTACGGAACAGACAATACCTGGCTCTTCGCGGCAAGGAGCGAACGGGATAAGATGGACTGGATCTTCCGAATCGACCAGACCTATCTCTCAGGCAACGACAGTATCCCTGGAAGCGGGATAGCCAGCCCGTATCCGGGTAGCGATTTCTAGAGGAGGATGGGCCTGTTATGAGAGTAATGACTTGCGATTTCCTCTCTTTGGGGAATATGATTTTCTTTGTAACTATTTAATGGTGAATTAGATGAGATGACTTATACCCCCTACAGGAGTAAGAGGGCACATCGACTATGTAGATTTGCTTAGTTTGAAGTTTGGATATATCTTAGATAAAAGAGTCAATGAGAATCAATGGAGCATTTGTGCAAAGTATGCATGATAGTATTTGTGCGTACTCTTTCCCCTCAGTATAGGTCAAGCAAAGCAGGGTTCTTTTCCGAGACTATATCGCTTAACAATTATTTTGGAGAGTCTACGGATATGTTGTTCCTTACTCCAAAGAACAAGTACTCGGTTGGGTCACAAGCACATGCTTCTCAGCTGCAAGTCGCAGAGCTTGTGTGACACTGCAGCACAGCATGATAGCACCGCGTAGCATGTAGTGAAACATGCATATCACAAAAGTTCAGAGCTGCGCAAGCGATGTTGTTTTTTGGGGACAGAGATGCCTTTTTTCAGTAACACTGCTGCAGCTGCTACTGTTTGTTGGTCACTCAGTCGCAGCGCTGCATAAACTGGCCCAAGTGTCTCGCATGAATTGGAACAGAACATATCAGCCGAGCCCCCTGCATCCAATAAGGCTCTACGAAGGTCTTGGACTTGGCATGATGCCCAGGGATGGAAAAAGCACGGAAATGTTAGGTTACTTTTGTGAAGTCTTTTTTGGCTCGTACGCCCTGGAGACGGGGGAACTTTTGAGGTCAGACAATGTCAGGTTGTGTACCAGGTTTTGCAGAATGGGGTTTAGATGCTAAGACTGGGAGCAATTCAAATCACCTGGAAAGAATGGATGTAGCAAATGAGGGGTTTCTGTTTGACCAGATGAATCTCATGTTTGTCAGTTGACGTATGAagctgcagcagcagcaaggacTGGGGCTTCGTTCGTTGTGACTTGCCAGCTGCCTCAGTGCTTCACCAACATCGAGTTTTCACTTGTCTCCGAGCACTCGGATCCGTAGAATATGGAGACATGTCTTGTGATTGAAGTGCAGGTGAAGAGGCACGAATACGGATACTGCAGATCCGAAATCTTGTTCACGGTGAGAGATGAATGTGACGTGTCCCTTGGCTTCGGTCAAGTTTCAAAGGCTTGCCGACTTGCCagtttttgctttttgatcAAGACCTCGCTAGTAGCAGCTAATAACAAGCCCAATGTGGCGGTTCGGACATGCTTGCCTGAtcattggtgttgttgaggataaCGCAGAGTGACAGACCGAATTCCCGGAACCGATCAACGCCATGGAAGTTTAGTTGACTGCTACGATGGGACCGAGTATTTAAGATCCAACTAGACCGGTTGATACATCATACTATTCCCTTTATCGGCCTACTCTTTTTGAGTTTCCACTCTGGAGTCTCGCCCGGGTAAATCAAAGTTGCAAAGCGCACGAATTAACATACAGCCTGTTCACCGTCGTCCATTTTCTAGTGCCGTTACAATGAGGCCCAGCACAGTGGGACATACAGACCCGGGGGACTCTGCCGGTTCGGTCAACAGAGGGCATAGACCTACGGATACTATAGAAAGCAGGCCCCGAGGGATCGGCAGAAGCGCATCTCCCGTGCTAGTCTACCTGTCAAGGACCAGGAAGGTTTGGCATGACAGGAATGGAGGGGGACTAATTTAAACTACGGTAAGTGACTGACGGATGCGGTGAAGGGCAGTTCAGTGACCTGTGAAATTACGTCGAAACATGCATTGAGTTTGCTTTGAGCCTTTGAGGCTTATAGGCTTTACGTCAAGTCCTGCAGCTACCTAGAGTTGATATGAAACGTGGCGATTATAGTATCTGTAGCTGAAGCCCTAGAAGACTGAGGTGCGTCAGTAGTTTCTTATCGTTATTTGCATTGCTAATGGATTTAACGTTAGTCTACACATATGTATATATGTATTACTATGGCAGAGAAAGATTgagtttgtctttgtttcaGATTTGAAGACAACTTTAATTACATGACTCGGGGGCGTGAGAGCTAGACAAGACTCAAGAAGGGCTGAGGAATTGTATTGTCTGTACGTAACATTTTAGTCCAGATGGATGAGGATAACAATTACAAATGTTTTACTCTTTAGTTAGAATGATAGTAAGAAGAGACTTTAACTAGGCGTGTTTCAGAGCATACCTAGTAGCCTGTCTATAGACTCTCTTTCTTGGTGTCTCTGACTGATCACCATCATTATCGTTACAACAAGTTGTCATCTTgaccttttttttaaaaatttttcttttagttatactttagtatttttaggAACtgaatacctaggtattgtTTGGATTTTACCGTATGTCGGATATTACAAGCAAATAATGTCAAGGTGTATGCTTGTTTGACTGCCTGTCTGTTTGTCTCGGTACCTACCTCAGTTGGTGGATTCACCGTGTCGTGTTGTACCTTCCCTCTGATACAGGTTGAAAGAAGGCTTGCATCCCCATTACTAATCTCCTCCTATTCACcacctctctctctcccttACATCCTCAACCCCATCAACGCgctgtcatgtcatgtccgGTTCTAATAACGTCACATGGTGCCTGCAAATGCAAGTCAATTCTTCGGCGTTGACGTGGCCAAAGCCTCACGGCGCAATCTCCCGGGAGCCACCACGTTAGCCGCCGGTTATCAAGGATAGTGCTTCCAAACCGTCTTTGCTTTGTTTTGTCAATTCCGCTTACGACACGACCGAAATAACAAAACGACCAACAAAAGTTCTTCCAGGGAAGAGAGGCCAAGTGCCGGGATATTCACACACTTTCCCAAGAGCACGGATCATCATTCCCAAGCCGTCGGAAAGTCGGTTGggttggattggattggcaCCAGTTGGTTGCACGCGCTTGAACTTTGTCCGACCCAGGCCACCGGTTTTTGATCCCAGTTGTCAGGTTTGGTTCTTTAGCCCACCCACGCAACCGGGACCATTCAAAGGCCCCCCCGTTGAATGAACGGGAATTATCTCCAACCCCTTGACTGCGGATGGATTCCCTATGCAGCTCAAAAAGAACTGCCGTGTCCAATGACCTGCCAGTTTGCATAATTCGATACAGCACCAACACAAAGAAAGCTATAGTAACCGCCAGACGTTGTTTTTGTTTGCTCAGACTTGCTTCCTCATTGCTACAAATCGTCAAGCGAGACGGGCTATCTACTTAGTCGGGCTCTATCCAGGAAATCGTGTATGCGTGTTTGTCTCTGGCTAGTGGAAAGCCACAACATCTCCCTAGTACCCCGACCTCGACATCTATTTCCACCTCGCAGCTcaacatacatacatagtatGCTACTGTACGTGCAGTATGTACCTACACCTGTTGACAAGTGCTTTGATGTCGAGGCACAGACTCCCGGAATTCCTTTTTATGGTGGGGGTGTGAAACCCTTATTGCTAATTTGGTGTCGTCGTGCTACTCTAGGGTCCCAGCATCACAGCTATTCCCGACTGAATGGGTCGCCTCTTGTTCCGGCCGCTCTAGACTGGGGTAGTCGACACACCCAATACCCTCCCGTACCAATCTAATGCCACATCACTCACCAACAAGCGCCTGTTCCACTTGCAGTTCTCTTTTGGTAGGGCTTTGTGGCTTTGCCAAGCAACCCGAGAGCTAGATACCCGTCCCAAGCTGCTGGGTCCCTTTGCTCCTCGTCGCTTTGCTTTGGGCTagccaagctgctgctgctctcgTCCTGCCCTTGGTCCCCAATCCTGACCGCATCCACTTCTCGAGCCTGGTCGCACCAAGTGTCTGGgtccctttcctttcctttcccttCCTGCGGTATTCTGGGTCTGCCTCCCTTTCTGGTGGTGTTTCCAAAAGAGAGCGGGGATTCTATTCAAGCTTCTCGCCCTTCTCCATTTTCATATCTAGCTTGTATTTTCCCGTCTTCCATTCTAGCTTCTGTTTTACTCTCTACCTCGCGACTACTAAACTATCCTGGATGCCGCTTTAGGCGATCCTGCCAAAGACGTTTAAATCTCCATATTCCCCTCATTGTATTTGCATTCGCAGCAACACAGTCGACAGCAGCGCCTTCTTTTATTCCGTCTGTTCTGTTCACTACCCAACACTACACCCAACTCCGTTATACCTGGATCTTACTTTTGTATAACAAACAAATCCTTTTGATCCTAGACTCTCATTATAATTTACAAAGTCTCTCGAGTTCCTTTCGACTGGTACTTCTTCGATACTCAAGTCAGCGTGTGGGTCGTTCGCCACCATCATCGTCTCAGCATTCTCTCTCTGGTCTTAGTTCGACAGGTACCATTACTCGCTCCAGTGTGAGATTGTGTTACTTCTTCAAATAATTCCGGCGCAGAACTGCTTCCTGCGGTTGTCGGATGCTTCAGTCCTTTTTATCACATCGTTTCCGTCTACGCTTATAACAACAACCGTCTCATGGCTCATGCCATTATGAGTAGACAACCTACCCAGTCACATAACAAAGAGAGCATGCCGGCCTCATCACCTCCCAGCCTCAACCACTTCCAGTTCACTTTCAACTGTTCGGCTTCCAATTCCGGAGGAAATAGTTTCATTGAACCAGATGTATGTTACGCTGTTTTCACTGTTTTTTTTAAGGAAGACTTGCTAACAGTTCTCGTAGCCTGATGCACAGAACATGTAGGTTATAGACTTCTGCTTGGCGATTATCGCATCAAATCCAgctaataagaataataagagACTCAGAGTCTCTGACAGACAGCGTGCAGAATTTTCCCGAAGAATTCGGTCGCACCTATCATGCCTACCGGGCTGGTTGTAAGCTCGAGCAACC includes:
- a CDS encoding hypothetical protein (BUSCO:527at5125); protein product: MKGNQTVITAPEGKGVKDSGPKAFAFDRSYWSFNKDDPNYAGQSNLFDDLGQPLLDNAFEGYNNCIFAYGQTGSGKSYSMMGYGKEIGIVPMICQEIFKRIDDIQKDGKTKCTVEVSYLEIYNERVRDLLNPSTKGNLKVREHPSTGPYVEDLAKLAVNGFNEIEHLMDEGNKARTVAATNMNQTSSRSHAVFTLMLTQKKIDTDTKMALEKVAKISLVDLAGSERANSTGATGARLKEGAEINRSLSTLGRVIAALADLSTPGKKKKGSGQVPYRDSVLTWLLKDSLGGNSMTAMIAAVSPADINFDETLSTLRYADSAKRIKNHAVVNEDANARMIRELKEELSLLRGKLGGGGGAVVAGETYAEGTPLDQQMVSITGPDGVLKKVSKAEIAEQLSQSEKLLTDLNQTWEEKLLKTEEIHKEREAALEELGVSIEKGFVGLHTPKKMPHLVNLSDDPLLAECLVYNLKPGTTTVGNVDTNADHQANIRLNGSRILHDHCSFENAPDGTVTLTPSEGASVMINGKRITEPSQLHSGYRVILGDFHIFRFNHPMEARAERAEVPERPQSLLRHSITASQLQALDRGSPSPSPRPGHERSFSRVSEFGDISRPETPSIFQRNGRESDWSLARREAAGAILGSDQNLTSLSDEELNALFEDVQKARAERVNVREDGDDSDSSYPIREKYLSNGTMDNFSLDTALTMPSTPKQGEPDDRLREVREELQNKLEKQKEEYQEQLKSAEAANVEIEEIKQEKVKMEAALQELKEDMQKQLNQQRKQFEEKMEKMDPLKMPKKSPTLSDEEIETAKRIIKAWRGRHFVKMAEAVLQNASILKEAQVMSHELDEHVVFQFAAVDVGHILCSSYDMVLNGLTGEGDDVALEEAHKPCIGVRVVDFKHSVVHLWSLEKLHDRVRQMRQMHQYLDQPEYAQHLSLDNPFIENCMPSYTLVGEVDVPLKAVFECRVQDSTLDVLSPYTSHVVGIIKLSLEPSHARAPTNTVKFNVVMHELVGFAEREGTEVHAQLFIPGISEEDGITTTQMIKDFDEGPIRFESVHSMSIPLFAPKDVTLRVAIFAKVSTMHLDKLLSWDDMRDAVPIREDKAKASRINESQFFTQEKHDLLSRIQIMELNENGEYGPVEVTQTSELDTGTYQLHQGLQRRIGINISHSSGDALPWDGVTAVRVGKVRLVDSAGKTPDMGATEPDISLKLSQSPIFRDNANGTKSLTIYAQWDSSLHNSLLLDRVTQDKYRVQMTISWEISSEKLAEPMKFSQKVCVQILSRSYVRQTSMFSALWQNVRFVRSSTGIFTLAMRPAPVKKVGDLWRLNSQHDYVKGEENLTSWTPRGVSLVSDFLMARKKKKRAAAMEVTEAVLAKLGLDAASTTSEKKESSPEPSPELKPIIPSDDDLLNDTPENSQTLLDDEEQPTDAPQAQHSEETLELEAGGSETETETEQQEEAQPEIDAAEQEESDVPETEGLEGQFQENDAEEVASEKSDATNAEEDETVQVEELPSPPPKPEYDEEQTDLLTKCLKLWKKYPDPSDKILSLTNMAPPEDGLTTDAPAQPTLVATVIRVPKNPKVLKGGYLMIPNSDSTRWVKRFVELRRPYLHLHSATDGDEVGLISLRNSRIDSQPGVMGLLQGPADSGAQNGQEGPDFTPGHRRTGSGRVISTIWTGSGGNASAGGSGLQRLPDRMQSAVFAIYGTDNTWLFAARSERDKMDWIFRIDQTYLSGNDSIPGSGIASPYPGSDF